The Glaciimonas sp. PCH181 nucleotide sequence AACGCTGCCAAAAAAGTCGGCAAAAAAATCAAGCCAGTTAGAAGCGCTACGAAAAGAGATGCGGGAAATTAGCGAAGATGGCGATATCAGTGATATTCACCCATTTTCCGTTTGGTGGCCCAATGCGACCGAATGCGTCTATCAAGTCAAAGTATGCACAATCTGCGACCATCTCAGATTGTTATTTTTTGGCAATTTACGTCAGAGCTGGACGGAGTTCGTACTCGCCGATCTGGGCATATTTCAATACGAAAAAGTGGCATTTTCATCCACATCGCGAGGATTTCAGAAGCGCCAGGAAATTGAAGACTACTGCCATCTTTTTCAATGTCGAGAACGATTCCAACAAGGCGAGAGTGCCGATGCCGTCATCAACGATATCCCCGCGCAAGCATATGACAGTCTTTTGTTGGAAGAACGGCGTACCAGATTACTATTCCAGATTGCACAGCATTACGAGAAAAGCGAAGATCTGGTCAATGCGCTGACTGTCTATGCCCTAAGTAATTATCAGGGCGCGCGTATTCGTACCATCAGGATAATGGAACGCCGCGGGCAACTTGAAGCAGCTTTCAAACTGGCAAAAATCGCAGAATACGCGCCTGAAAACGAAGAAGAAAAACAGCGTTTATTACGGGTCATCCCTAGGTTAATGCGACAACTTGGTCATCCCAAAGAAGCTGTTGCAAGTCGGGTGCTGCTCAACAAAATGACGTTGACATTACAGAAGCCATCGCAGCAAGAATCAGTGGAAGAGCTGGCAAGAGAATATTTGCAGCTGGCAAACGCACCGCAAAACGCACAAGTACATTACGTCGAGAATGGGTTAATCAATTCCCTTTTTGGATTGCTATGCTGGGACGTTATCTTTACGCCTATACCGAATGCCTTTTTTCATCCTTTTCACACCGGGCCAGCTGATTTATACAGCGCCGATTTTTACCGTCGGCGGGAACCACAGTTTAAGGCGAGTTTGCAGCAACTGGACTCTGATCAGTATGCCGAAACGATCCGCCAGCGCTTCCATGAAAAAAAAGGGATTCAATCACCGTTTGTATTCTGGGATGTGCTGACCGCAGAGTTACTGGAGCTTGCGTTGCTGTGCGTGCCAGCGCATCATTTGAAATGCTGGTTTGAGCGAATTTTGCTAGATATCAAGGCAAACCGCGCCGGTATTCCGGATTTAATTCAGTTCTGGCCAGAGCGAAAACAATATCGACTGATTGAAGTAAAAGGGCCCGGCGATCGCTTACAAGATAATCAACTACGTTGGTTTGACTATTTTAGTAAACACAATATGCCTGCCGCAGTGTGTTATGTCGAATGGACGAAGGAGCTCGAATGCAAGGTGGGGTGAAATACAAGGTCGCCGTCCGCGACCTCTGCGAATTCACTGCAAAAGAAGGGGATCTCGATCTCCGTTTCACACCATCGCCCACGGCGCAGGAGGGGATTGCTGGTCATGCCATCATCCGGTCTCGTCGGGTTGCCGCCGCCGTAATTGGCGCTGAAAGCTATCAGGCGGAAATAACACTTACTGGCGACATGCAGAATTTGCGCGTTGTCGGTCGCGCCGATGGCTATAATCCAGCGCAAAATCAATTAGAAGAATACAAGACATTTCGAGGCGATCTGAACCGGATGCCCGACAATCATCGCCAGTTACATTGGGCCCAAACAAAAATTTACGGCTGGTTGTTATGCCAAAAGTATGAACTCTCTGAATTGCGGGTGGCGTTGGTATATTTTGATATCGCCAGCGAACAGGAAACGGTGCTGGTGCAAGCCTATTCTGCCGCTGCGCTGAAGGGATTTTTTGAAGAGCAATGCGAACGATTTTTGGCATGGTCGGCGCATGAGTTAGCGCATCGTGCCGCACGCGATCAGGCGCTAACGGCTTTGCAGTTTCCTCATGCCGATTTTCGCCCCGGTCAGCGCGCATTGGCTGAGGACGTCTATAGAGCGACGACCAGCGGACGATGCTTGATGGTGCAAGCGCCAACCGGCATCGGCAAAACCATCGGCACAATATTTCCAACCCTTAAAGCATGGCCCCGGCAGGGCCTGGATAAACTATTTTTCCTTGCGGCTAAAACGTCTGGTCGTCGTCTGGCACTAGAAGCCATCACACTAATCGACAAAAGCGCGCCCACTTTACCGTTACGTGTGCTGGAGCTGGTAGCCCGAGACAAAGCCTGCGAACATCCCGATAAGGCCTGTCACGGCGATTCTTGCCCACTCGCTAAAGGTTTTTACGATCGATTGCCGATGGCGCGCAAAGCAGCGGTCACGATAGGTTTGATGGATAAGGCCGCGCTAAGAACGGTGGCGCTGGAACATCAGATATGTCCCTATTATTTAAGTCAGGATATGGTCCGCTGGAGCGATATTGTCGTCGGCGACTATAACTATTATTTCGACCTCAACGCCATGCTGTACGGCCTCACCGTTGCCAATCAATGGCAAGTCACGGTGCTGGTGGACGAAGCGCACGATCTGGTGGAACGGGCGCGGAAAATGTATACCGCCGAGTTGGACCAGATCGGTTTCAATATCGTGCGTCGCTCTGCACCGGCTGAGATAAAAAAATCCCTCGATAAACTTAATCGTCAATGGAATAGTTTAAACAAAAGTCAGAATGCGTCTTATCAGGTTTATCCAGTTATTCCCGCCGCTTTTAGTCATGCGCTGCAGCAAGCTATCAATACAATTTCCCTTTATTTAAATGAAAATCCAATAGAGACTGGGTCGCGGCTACTGCATTATTATTTTGATATGCTGCATTTCGCGCATCTTATTGCATTGTTCGACTCTGCATCCCAATCTAAATCGGAATCTACGTCCGAATCACATTTAGATGTAGATGTGCAGGAAGATATTCATCCCCCAGCGCCTTCGTTATGCGATATCACGAAGGCTGCGCAAAATTCCTCTTCATCGAAAGGCCAGGAAACCGTCATCTGCCTCCGCAATATTATCCCCGCACCTTTCCTTGCCCAGCGTTTTGCCTCTGCGCGTTCGGTTGTCTTATTTTCGGCAACATTAACGCCGTCAC carries:
- a CDS encoding ATP-dependent DNA helicase, which produces MQGGVKYKVAVRDLCEFTAKEGDLDLRFTPSPTAQEGIAGHAIIRSRRVAAAVIGAESYQAEITLTGDMQNLRVVGRADGYNPAQNQLEEYKTFRGDLNRMPDNHRQLHWAQTKIYGWLLCQKYELSELRVALVYFDIASEQETVLVQAYSAAALKGFFEEQCERFLAWSAHELAHRAARDQALTALQFPHADFRPGQRALAEDVYRATTSGRCLMVQAPTGIGKTIGTIFPTLKAWPRQGLDKLFFLAAKTSGRRLALEAITLIDKSAPTLPLRVLELVARDKACEHPDKACHGDSCPLAKGFYDRLPMARKAAVTIGLMDKAALRTVALEHQICPYYLSQDMVRWSDIVVGDYNYYFDLNAMLYGLTVANQWQVTVLVDEAHDLVERARKMYTAELDQIGFNIVRRSAPAEIKKSLDKLNRQWNSLNKSQNASYQVYPVIPAAFSHALQQAINTISLYLNENPIETGSRLLHYYFDMLHFAHLIALFDSASQSKSESTSESHLDVDVQEDIHPPAPSLCDITKAAQNSSSSKGQETVICLRNIIPAPFLAQRFASARSVVLFSATLTPSHFYSDTLGLPADTAWIDVQSPFSADQLSVNIVSNISTRYQDRAKSIAPIVALIAREYTTMPGNYLAFFSSFEYLQQVVDRFSAQNPEMPIWVQSRRMDEQEREHFLANFSATSQGIGFAVLGGAFAEGIDLPGKSLIGAFIATLGLPPLNPVNNHMMQCMNATFSAAVGYDYTYLFPGIRKVVQAAGRVIRTQSDQGVVYLMDDRFARPDVVRLLPSWWKVESPVKY
- a CDS encoding VRR-NUC domain-containing protein produces the protein MPNLIENRFYYLDNFQLVLNWVDQRYSDLLIDEEQAFIRDFSSLPQVSQALLVRMVMRKGKLFRSSKLVYDEIGSLGAAVAPLVALGWVDNNPFLSVDDLFVLLKKTEIPHIFGRTLPKKSAKKSSQLEALRKEMREISEDGDISDIHPFSVWWPNATECVYQVKVCTICDHLRLLFFGNLRQSWTEFVLADLGIFQYEKVAFSSTSRGFQKRQEIEDYCHLFQCRERFQQGESADAVINDIPAQAYDSLLLEERRTRLLFQIAQHYEKSEDLVNALTVYALSNYQGARIRTIRIMERRGQLEAAFKLAKIAEYAPENEEEKQRLLRVIPRLMRQLGHPKEAVASRVLLNKMTLTLQKPSQQESVEELAREYLQLANAPQNAQVHYVENGLINSLFGLLCWDVIFTPIPNAFFHPFHTGPADLYSADFYRRREPQFKASLQQLDSDQYAETIRQRFHEKKGIQSPFVFWDVLTAELLELALLCVPAHHLKCWFERILLDIKANRAGIPDLIQFWPERKQYRLIEVKGPGDRLQDNQLRWFDYFSKHNMPAAVCYVEWTKELECKVG